A DNA window from Buttiauxella agrestis contains the following coding sequences:
- the iutA gene encoding ferric aerobactin receptor IutA — protein sequence MHKNARWVLNPLLLAMMAPAFAQQTSEEDILVSANRMHRTVAEMAQTTWVIEGTELEQQIQGGKELKDALAQLIPGLDVSSQSRTNYGMNMRGRSIVVLVDGVRLNSSRTDSRQLDSIDPFNIEHIEVISGATSLYGGGSTGGLINIVTKKGQPETQMEFESGIKSGFNSSKDHDERIAGAISGGNEHASGRMSVAYQKFGGWFDGNGDQTLLDNTQTGLQYSDRLDVMGTGTLNIDETQQLQLVTQYYKSQGDDDYGLDLGENFSAVTGNGNAYVSDQLNSDRIPGTERHLISLQYSNSDFLGQELVGQIYYRDESLTFYPFPTLTRGAVTSFSASQQDTDQYGAKLALTSQPVDGWQITYGVDADHESFTSNQKFFDLAKANASGGLNNQSIYTTGRYPGYSITNFAPFAQTSYDITDMFTLSGGVRYQWTENKVDDFVGFTQQQGIANGIAQSADFIPGGTTDYDNALFNAGVLMHITERQQAWFNFSQGVELPDPGKYYGNGTYRLVNGHYQLVNSVNVAQSKLQGIKVDSYELGWRYSGDSLRTQIAAYYSLSDKSISINRADMTINVEDDKRRIYGVEGAVDYFIPDSDWSTGVNFNVLKSETKVDGKWQKWDVIYASPSKATAYVGWAPEPWSLRVQSQQTFDLTDASDNKINGYNTVDFIGSYALPLGKLSFSIENLLDKDYTTVWGQRAPLLYSPTYGSPSLYEYKGRGRTYGVNYSLQF from the coding sequence GAAGAAGATATTCTGGTTTCTGCGAACCGTATGCACCGTACCGTGGCAGAAATGGCGCAGACGACCTGGGTTATCGAAGGAACTGAACTCGAACAACAAATCCAGGGTGGCAAGGAGCTGAAAGATGCACTTGCACAGTTAATTCCAGGGCTTGATGTCAGCAGTCAAAGCCGCACCAACTACGGCATGAACATGCGCGGCCGCTCTATCGTGGTGTTGGTAGATGGTGTTCGTCTGAATTCTTCCCGTACCGATAGCCGCCAGCTTGATTCCATTGACCCGTTCAACATCGAGCATATTGAAGTGATTTCCGGCGCGACCTCTTTGTACGGCGGCGGCAGTACCGGTGGTTTGATTAACATTGTCACCAAAAAAGGCCAGCCTGAAACCCAGATGGAATTTGAATCGGGTATTAAATCAGGCTTTAACAGCAGCAAAGATCACGATGAGCGTATCGCAGGGGCTATTTCTGGCGGCAACGAACATGCGTCCGGCCGAATGTCGGTGGCCTATCAGAAGTTCGGTGGCTGGTTCGATGGCAATGGCGACCAGACTCTGCTTGATAACACGCAAACCGGCTTGCAGTATTCTGACCGTCTGGATGTGATGGGAACAGGCACGCTCAATATTGATGAAACTCAGCAATTACAGTTAGTGACGCAATATTACAAGAGCCAGGGCGATGATGATTACGGATTAGACCTGGGCGAAAACTTCTCGGCTGTTACCGGAAATGGTAATGCTTACGTCAGCGACCAGCTCAATTCAGACCGTATTCCAGGCACCGAGCGCCATCTGATTAGCCTGCAATATTCCAACAGCGATTTCCTCGGCCAGGAGCTGGTTGGGCAGATTTATTATCGTGATGAATCCCTGACGTTCTATCCGTTCCCGACCCTGACGCGTGGCGCAGTCACCAGTTTCTCGGCCTCGCAGCAAGATACCGATCAGTACGGCGCAAAACTCGCACTGACCAGCCAGCCCGTTGATGGCTGGCAAATTACCTACGGTGTGGATGCCGATCACGAAAGCTTTACCTCAAACCAGAAATTCTTTGATTTAGCCAAAGCGAATGCCTCAGGTGGATTGAACAACCAAAGCATTTACACCACCGGGCGCTACCCTGGCTACAGCATTACTAATTTCGCGCCATTCGCGCAAACCAGCTATGACATCACCGACATGTTTACGCTAAGCGGCGGCGTCCGTTACCAGTGGACTGAAAATAAAGTTGATGATTTTGTTGGCTTTACTCAGCAGCAAGGCATTGCAAATGGTATAGCTCAATCAGCGGATTTTATCCCTGGCGGCACGACTGATTACGACAATGCGTTGTTCAATGCTGGCGTGTTAATGCACATCACTGAGCGCCAGCAAGCATGGTTTAACTTCTCGCAAGGCGTTGAATTACCTGACCCAGGCAAATATTACGGTAACGGGACTTACCGCCTGGTCAACGGCCATTATCAACTGGTGAACAGCGTGAACGTTGCACAGTCAAAACTTCAGGGGATCAAGGTCGATTCTTATGAATTGGGCTGGCGCTATTCGGGTGATAGCCTGCGCACTCAGATTGCGGCGTACTACTCACTATCTGACAAATCTATCTCCATCAACCGTGCAGATATGACCATCAATGTTGAAGATGATAAACGCCGCATTTACGGCGTTGAAGGTGCCGTGGATTACTTTATTCCAGACTCAGACTGGAGTACCGGTGTTAACTTCAACGTGCTGAAATCCGAAACCAAAGTGGATGGAAAATGGCAGAAATGGGACGTGATATATGCCAGCCCATCGAAAGCCACGGCATATGTGGGCTGGGCGCCAGAACCATGGAGCCTGCGTGTCCAGAGCCAGCAGACCTTTGATTTAACCGATGCCAGCGACAATAAAATCAACGGTTACAACACCGTCGACTTTATCGGTAGCTACGCTCTGCCGCTGGGTAAGCTGAGCTTCAGCATCGAAAACTTGCTGGATAAAGACTACACCACCGTTTGGGGTCAGCGCGCGCCTCTGCTCTACAGCCCAACTTACGGCAGCCCATCGCTGTACGAATACAAAGGTCGTGGACGCACTTACGGCGTGAATTACTCCCTGCAATTCTAA
- a CDS encoding Gfo/Idh/MocA family oxidoreductase has protein sequence MLAGLIGLGSVIETAYLPALRRISPPLLECYGYDADPARQIDGINRCDSLDALLAMPLDVVLITTSSLHHLPVLERVLQSDVPAIVVEKPIAATLAQLETLKTLLAKPQNAARVLALDHWMVRTQACNHIHNINEIKCIEGFLLEPSGFNAAGEPIALNFATGEADTRQLHHPDGVIVDIGTHTLAMMRETVHELGGNDQLTVELNYARDRLGNAIAAGDFTTAEGEALLTGTLSGIPFTLHLNKYAGPAGGQKGMRIHLHDGQMINIDREGMNEVVERISEQGTERSTLAGPLYDRCLHDVVFGEQRLFLRTPDEIPAYTQRRIAEVTALLELQQQLRGSH, from the coding sequence ATGTTGGCAGGTTTAATCGGTTTAGGTTCAGTCATCGAAACAGCATATCTCCCGGCGCTGCGCCGCATTTCTCCTCCCTTGCTCGAATGTTACGGTTATGACGCCGATCCCGCGCGTCAGATTGACGGGATTAACCGTTGTGATTCCCTGGACGCACTGCTGGCAATGCCGCTCGATGTGGTGCTAATCACGACGTCTTCTCTGCATCACCTACCCGTTCTTGAGCGCGTCTTGCAAAGTGACGTGCCTGCTATTGTGGTAGAAAAACCGATCGCTGCCACGCTTGCACAACTTGAGACACTTAAAACTCTGCTCGCAAAGCCGCAAAATGCCGCCCGTGTTCTGGCTTTGGATCACTGGATGGTTCGCACTCAGGCGTGCAATCACATTCACAACATCAATGAAATAAAGTGCATCGAAGGTTTTTTACTCGAGCCAAGTGGTTTTAACGCCGCGGGTGAGCCAATTGCCCTGAATTTTGCTACCGGTGAAGCAGACACTCGCCAGTTGCATCACCCAGACGGCGTAATTGTAGATATCGGCACTCATACTCTCGCCATGATGCGTGAAACCGTTCATGAATTAGGTGGCAATGACCAGCTCACCGTTGAACTCAACTACGCACGCGATCGCCTCGGGAATGCGATTGCAGCGGGGGATTTCACTACAGCGGAAGGTGAAGCGCTGTTAACCGGGACTCTCAGTGGTATTCCCTTTACGCTCCATCTCAACAAATATGCCGGGCCTGCTGGCGGTCAAAAAGGGATGCGTATTCATCTTCATGACGGGCAAATGATCAATATCGACCGTGAGGGAATGAATGAGGTGGTGGAAAGGATCTCTGAGCAGGGAACCGAGCGCAGTACCCTCGCCGGGCCGCTTTACGACCGTTGTTTACATGATGTGGTTTTTGGCGAACAAAGGCTGTTTTTGCGCACGCCTGACGAAATACCCGCCTACACTCAGCGCCGCATAGCAGAAGTTACTGCGCTGCTGGAGCTGCAACAGCAGTTACGCGGTAGTCATTGA
- a CDS encoding glycine zipper 2TM domain-containing protein: MNKSMLAGIGIGVAAALGVAAVASMNVFDRGPQYAQVVSATPIKETVKTPRQECRNVAVTHRRPVQDENRILGSALGAVAGGVIGHQFGGGRGKDVATVAGALGGGYAGNQVQGAMQDRDTYTTTQQKCKTIYDKSEKMLGYDVTYRIGDQQGKIRMDKDPGTQIPLDNNGQLVLNKI, translated from the coding sequence GTGAATAAATCAATGTTAGCGGGTATAGGTATCGGTGTGGCCGCAGCACTGGGTGTGGCAGCGGTTGCCAGCATGAATGTTTTTGACCGTGGCCCTCAGTACGCACAGGTGGTGTCAGCGACACCTATCAAGGAAACGGTAAAAACACCACGTCAGGAATGCCGTAACGTCGCGGTGACTCATCGTCGTCCGGTTCAGGATGAAAACCGTATTCTCGGTTCAGCGTTAGGTGCCGTTGCCGGTGGCGTGATTGGCCATCAGTTTGGTGGCGGGCGTGGTAAAGATGTGGCGACGGTAGCCGGTGCTCTGGGCGGGGGTTATGCGGGTAATCAGGTTCAAGGTGCGATGCAAGATCGCGACACCTACACCACCACGCAGCAGAAATGTAAAACTATCTACGACAAGTCAGAAAAAATGCTGGGCTACGACGTGACGTACCGCATTGGCGATCAGCAGGGTAAAATCCGTATGGATAAAGACCCTGGCACGCAAATCCCGCTGGATAACAATGGCCAGCTAGTTTTGAATAAAATCTAA